A portion of the Streptococcus urinalis 2285-97 genome contains these proteins:
- a CDS encoding ABC transporter permease, translating into MKKFANIYLAIVFALLYIPIFYLIFYSFNKGGDMNHFTGVTFSHYKNMFSDSRLMIILMETFILAFLSALIATIIGTFGAIFIHQSNKKFQTAALSANNVLMVSPDVMIGASFLILFTMLKFPLGMLSVLLSHIAFSIPIVVLMVLPRLKEMNEDMINAAFDLGANQFQMLKEVMLPYLTPGIIAGYFMAFTYSLDDFAVTFFLTGNGFTTLSVEIYSRARQGISLEINALSTIVFLFSILLVIGYYFISQDKEERNA; encoded by the coding sequence ATGAAGAAATTTGCCAATATTTATTTAGCCATTGTTTTTGCTCTCCTTTATATCCCTATCTTTTATTTAATTTTTTATTCTTTCAATAAAGGTGGCGATATGAACCACTTTACTGGGGTAACCTTTAGTCATTACAAAAATATGTTTTCGGATAGTCGTTTGATGATTATTCTTATGGAAACATTCATTTTAGCTTTTTTAAGTGCTTTAATTGCTACCATTATTGGAACATTTGGTGCTATATTTATTCATCAATCTAATAAAAAATTTCAAACAGCTGCTTTATCAGCCAATAATGTATTAATGGTTTCACCAGATGTTATGATTGGTGCGTCTTTTCTTATTTTATTCACAATGTTGAAATTTCCTCTTGGCATGTTATCCGTCTTGCTTAGTCATATTGCATTTTCTATTCCCATAGTGGTTCTTATGGTTTTACCAAGATTAAAAGAAATGAACGAGGATATGATTAATGCTGCCTTTGATTTAGGTGCCAATCAATTTCAGATGTTAAAAGAAGTAATGCTACCTTATTTGACTCCAGGAATTATTGCAGGATATTTTATGGCATTTACCTATTCCTTAGATGATTTTGCAGTTACTTTCTTCTTAACAGGTAATGGTTTTACAACGTTATCAGTTGAGATATACTCACGCGCAAGACAAGGTATTTCTTTAGAAATTAATGCACTTTCGACGATAGTATTTTTATTTTCTATTTTATTAGTGATAGGTTATTATTTCATTTCTCAAGATAAGGAGGAACGAAATGCGTAA
- a CDS encoding helix-turn-helix transcriptional regulator, with the protein MKLKQNPFKQDVLNENNHLLPYHYFNTIVSNGSPDILFHWHPELEINFIHEGSARFHIDYDFFNSQKGDIILVRPNGMHSIHPIGSQEHHMETFQFHLDMIGASIIDQVSLRYLQPLQNSYYKFIYRITSDMEGYDEIKKCLFQIFDLSKKEGRHFELLLKSKINELMYYLYYYKYVIKKSTEDVYRKNEKIRELIDFINNNYESDLSIEKLADFIGYSKTHFMTVFKQHTGTSCTEFVIKVRLSKACELLINSTSPILEIANKIGFNNLSNFNRQFKRYYNMTPSQYRLNYSKPKESMTLINPKN; encoded by the coding sequence TTGAAATTAAAGCAAAATCCTTTTAAACAAGATGTTTTGAACGAAAATAATCATTTATTACCATATCATTATTTCAATACTATTGTTTCAAATGGAAGTCCAGATATTTTATTTCATTGGCATCCTGAATTAGAAATTAACTTTATTCATGAAGGGAGTGCACGTTTCCATATAGATTATGATTTTTTTAATAGTCAAAAAGGCGATATCATTCTCGTAAGACCTAATGGCATGCATTCCATACATCCGATTGGTAGTCAAGAGCATCATATGGAAACGTTTCAATTCCATCTTGATATGATTGGGGCTTCAATTATTGACCAAGTTAGTTTACGTTATTTACAACCTCTACAAAATAGTTATTACAAGTTCATTTACCGCATTACGTCTGATATGGAGGGCTATGATGAGATTAAAAAGTGTCTCTTCCAAATTTTTGATCTCAGTAAAAAGGAAGGTAGGCATTTTGAATTACTTCTAAAATCCAAGATAAATGAGTTGATGTACTACCTTTATTATTATAAATACGTCATTAAAAAGAGTACTGAAGATGTTTATCGTAAAAATGAAAAGATCAGAGAATTAATTGATTTTATTAATAATAATTACGAAAGTGACTTATCTATTGAAAAACTTGCAGATTTCATTGGTTATAGTAAAACGCACTTTATGACTGTGTTTAAACAACACACTGGCACTTCTTGTACCGAATTTGTTATCAAGGTAAGATTATCTAAAGCATGTGAACTTCTCATCAATTCTACTTCTCCTATTTTAGAAATTGCTAATAAAATTGGATTTAACAATCTATCCAATTTTAATCGACAATTTAAACGCTACTACAATATGACACCTAGTCAATACCGACTTAATTATTCAAAGCCTAAAGAGAGTATGACACTGATAAATCCTAAAAATTAA
- a CDS encoding 6-phospho-beta-glucosidase, which produces MSENKAFPKGFLWGGATAANQVEGAYDADGRGLANVDVVPIGKDRFPIISGQKKMFDFEEGYFYPAKESIDFYHHYKEDIALFAEMGFKTYRMSIGWTRIFPKGDELEPNEAGLQFYENVFKECRKYGIEPLVTITHFDFPMHLIEEYGGWRNRKVIKFYERLCQVIFNRYKGLVKYWLTFNEINMILHAPFMGAGLYFEEGENQEEVKYQAAHHELVASAIATKIAHEVDPENKVGCMLAAGQYYPNTCHPDDYWAAMKEDRENYFFIDVQARGQYPNYAKKKFEREHLNIKMTEEDLTLLKENTVDFISFSYYSSRVASGDPKVNEQTEGNIFASIKNPYLPASEWGWQIDPLGLRITLNTIWDRYQKPMFIVENGLGAVDTPDENSYVEDDYRIDYLRAHVKAMNEAINEDGVELLGYTTWGPIDLVSAGTGEMKKRYGFIYVDRDNDGNGSLKRSKKKSFDWYKKVIASNGTDID; this is translated from the coding sequence ATGTCAGAAAATAAAGCTTTCCCTAAAGGATTTTTATGGGGTGGTGCTACTGCAGCAAACCAAGTCGAAGGAGCATATGATGCTGATGGTCGTGGCTTAGCAAATGTTGATGTTGTCCCAATTGGTAAGGATCGTTTTCCAATCATTTCAGGACAAAAGAAAATGTTTGATTTTGAAGAAGGTTATTTCTATCCGGCAAAAGAATCTATTGATTTTTATCATCACTATAAAGAAGATATTGCTTTGTTCGCTGAAATGGGATTTAAGACTTATCGTATGTCAATTGGTTGGACTCGTATTTTCCCTAAAGGAGATGAGTTAGAACCAAATGAAGCAGGACTTCAATTTTACGAAAATGTTTTTAAAGAATGTCGTAAATATGGTATTGAACCTTTAGTAACCATTACACATTTTGATTTCCCAATGCATTTGATTGAAGAATATGGTGGTTGGCGTAATCGTAAGGTGATTAAATTTTACGAACGACTCTGTCAAGTTATCTTTAATCGCTACAAAGGTTTAGTGAAATACTGGCTAACTTTCAATGAAATTAACATGATTCTTCATGCACCATTCATGGGAGCAGGATTGTACTTCGAGGAAGGTGAAAATCAAGAAGAAGTTAAGTATCAAGCAGCTCATCATGAATTAGTCGCCTCAGCGATAGCAACGAAAATTGCTCATGAAGTTGATCCAGAAAATAAAGTAGGCTGTATGTTGGCTGCTGGACAATATTATCCAAATACTTGTCATCCAGATGATTATTGGGCAGCAATGAAAGAAGATAGAGAAAATTATTTCTTTATTGATGTTCAAGCGCGTGGTCAATACCCAAATTATGCTAAAAAGAAATTTGAACGGGAACATTTAAACATTAAAATGACAGAAGAAGACTTGACTTTATTGAAGGAAAACACTGTTGATTTTATTTCATTCTCATACTATTCAAGCCGTGTTGCTTCTGGTGATCCAAAAGTTAATGAACAAACGGAAGGTAATATTTTTGCCTCAATTAAAAATCCGTATTTACCAGCATCTGAATGGGGTTGGCAAATTGATCCATTAGGATTACGCATTACTTTAAATACCATTTGGGACCGTTACCAAAAACCAATGTTTATCGTCGAAAATGGTTTAGGTGCAGTTGATACTCCTGATGAAAATAGCTACGTTGAAGATGATTATCGCATTGACTACCTAAGAGCCCACGTTAAGGCTATGAATGAAGCTATTAATGAAGATGGTGTTGAATTACTAGGTTATACTACCTGGGGACCAATTGACTTAGTGTCAGCTGGCACTGGTGAAATGAAAAAACGTTATGGATTTATCTACGTTGACCGTGATAATGATGGTAATGGGTCACTAAAACGTTCTAAGAAAAAATCATTTGATTGGTACAAAAAAGTTATTGCAAGTAATGGTACTGATATTGATTAA
- a CDS encoding Cof-type HAD-IIB family hydrolase, whose translation MIKMIAADMDGKSLDENGEFDRSRFIQLLDRLDKENIKFVVATGNDMERLGMMFGDLCQRLYFVAENGTHLLEGLQTQVHQMIDEQLVKDFLRYFQNQHAHYCISLSTEQSTYMLEGAQFPVSSLRAITPEQQEMFLGRVNRVKSFENFTEKITKISMLVEESDCKTIMTDFNLHFNGNLTAITSGFGSIDIIQTGYHKAWGLSYFMEKYHVLPEEVMTFGDVGNDIEMLKLAGFSFAMDNAPLEVKQSAKFIAPSHTDAGVFQVVESYLDSLKA comes from the coding sequence ATGATAAAAATGATTGCAGCCGATATGGATGGTAAATCCTTAGATGAGAATGGTGAATTTGACCGTTCACGTTTTATACAATTATTGGACCGACTGGATAAAGAAAATATTAAATTTGTTGTAGCAACAGGAAATGACATGGAACGGTTGGGTATGATGTTTGGTGATTTATGTCAAAGGCTTTATTTTGTTGCTGAAAATGGAACACATCTTTTAGAAGGTTTACAAACCCAAGTTCATCAAATGATTGATGAGCAATTGGTAAAGGACTTTTTGCGCTATTTTCAAAATCAGCATGCTCATTATTGTATTTCCTTATCAACTGAACAATCAACTTATATGCTTGAAGGAGCTCAATTTCCAGTCAGTTCTTTGAGGGCTATTACACCAGAGCAGCAAGAAATGTTTTTAGGTCGTGTCAATCGTGTCAAATCTTTTGAAAATTTTACTGAAAAGATAACAAAAATTTCCATGTTAGTTGAAGAATCAGATTGTAAAACGATTATGACTGATTTCAATCTGCACTTTAATGGTAACTTAACTGCTATTACAAGTGGATTTGGCTCAATTGACATCATTCAAACAGGTTATCACAAAGCATGGGGACTAAGTTATTTTATGGAAAAATACCATGTACTTCCAGAAGAAGTGATGACTTTTGGTGATGTCGGTAATGATATTGAGATGTTAAAATTAGCAGGTTTTTCATTTGCAATGGATAATGCGCCTTTAGAAGTGAAGCAATCTGCAAAATTCATTGCACCAAGTCATACAGATGCTGGTGTATTTCAAGTTGTAGAATCTTATCTTGATAGTTTGAAGGCATAA
- a CDS encoding ClC family H(+)/Cl(-) exchange transporter: protein MENHRNEFTFSRQNILGFVWTGLLVGLVSGTVVSLFRLSIEKIFERVVEIYHQSHHNHWLLLLIIFVSLIFAFIIGFLVKSEPDIKGSGIPHVEGELKGMLHPNWWSVLWKKFIAGVLAISMGFMLGREGPSIQLGSMSAKGLSKWLKSSRVEKRVLIASGAAAGLSAAFNAPIAGLLFVVEEVYHHFSRLVWISALVASLVANFISLNIFGLHPVLGFPNHLTSLGLYQYWILPVMGIFLGLLGYYYEVIILRIQWVYQKLEGIFRLPQYLNVIYLVFAILPIGYYAPQLLGGGNGLIISMAGKSPTLLVALTYFIIRFIWSMLCYGSGLPGGIFLPILTLGSLAGLCFGLLFENLHLISHDLIPLFIVLGMSGYFGAISKAPLTGMILVTEMVGDMRQLMSIGVVTLFAYIIMDFLKGEPIYEAMLSKMSLSKPKELIEPTLIELTVSDKIAGKKVRDLHLPHNALITTQMSGKHSELVSGNTILRSGETIFLVVNEPDIAKIRAYFMET, encoded by the coding sequence ATGGAAAATCATAGAAATGAATTTACTTTTTCAAGACAAAATATTTTAGGTTTCGTTTGGACAGGACTCTTGGTTGGTCTTGTCTCTGGAACAGTTGTGAGTTTATTTAGGTTATCAATTGAAAAAATATTTGAAAGAGTTGTTGAGATTTATCATCAATCCCATCACAATCATTGGCTTTTATTACTAATCATTTTTGTTAGTTTAATTTTTGCTTTTATTATTGGATTTCTTGTAAAATCAGAACCTGATATAAAAGGATCAGGTATTCCTCATGTTGAAGGGGAATTAAAAGGAATGCTTCATCCAAATTGGTGGAGTGTCTTGTGGAAAAAGTTTATTGCTGGCGTACTTGCTATTTCAATGGGATTTATGCTGGGTCGCGAAGGTCCTAGTATTCAATTAGGTTCTATGTCAGCCAAAGGCTTATCAAAATGGCTTAAATCAAGTAGGGTTGAAAAACGAGTTCTCATTGCAAGTGGTGCTGCGGCAGGACTTTCAGCAGCTTTTAATGCTCCGATAGCAGGACTTTTATTTGTTGTTGAAGAAGTTTATCATCATTTTTCAAGATTGGTATGGATTTCAGCTTTAGTTGCCAGTTTAGTTGCTAATTTTATTTCTTTAAATATTTTTGGTCTCCATCCCGTTTTAGGATTTCCAAATCATTTAACATCTCTTGGTTTATACCAATATTGGATTTTACCAGTTATGGGAATTTTCCTAGGACTTTTGGGATATTATTATGAAGTCATTATTTTAAGAATTCAATGGGTTTATCAAAAACTTGAAGGTATTTTTAGATTACCTCAGTATTTAAATGTTATTTATTTAGTGTTTGCTATTTTACCAATAGGTTATTATGCGCCTCAATTATTAGGTGGTGGTAATGGACTTATCATATCGATGGCTGGAAAATCACCAACTTTACTGGTTGCCCTAACTTATTTTATCATCCGATTTATTTGGAGTATGTTGTGCTACGGTTCTGGTCTTCCTGGTGGTATATTCTTACCTATATTGACCTTAGGCTCATTAGCTGGTTTATGCTTTGGTCTTTTATTTGAAAATCTTCATCTCATTTCACATGATTTGATTCCTCTATTTATCGTTCTAGGTATGTCTGGTTATTTTGGAGCTATTTCCAAAGCTCCTCTTACTGGTATGATTTTAGTCACTGAAATGGTTGGTGATATGAGACAATTAATGAGTATAGGTGTTGTCACTTTATTTGCATATATTATTATGGATTTTCTAAAAGGCGAACCAATTTACGAAGCTATGCTCTCAAAAATGAGTTTATCAAAACCCAAAGAACTTATTGAACCAACACTTATTGAATTAACAGTATCTGATAAAATAGCTGGAAAAAAAGTCAGAGATTTACACTTACCTCATAATGCTCTTATAACAACTCAAATGTCTGGGAAACACTCTGAATTAGTATCTGGTAATACGATTCTTAGGTCTGGTGAAACAATCTTTTTAGTCGTCAATGAACCGGATATTGCTAAAATCAGAGCATATTTTATGGAAACTTAA
- a CDS encoding SGNH/GDSL hydrolase family protein, which yields MLEVITSQLEDYQNRKLKQFQLANEKEDRHAIVFTGDSIIEYYLIRKYLGRHKHLINRGIAGTYTEWLINHIDVQVTDLLPEKVFIQIGTNDIGLGFSEKDIVNHIKTVIDIIKEKIPDTEIFLLSLAPVSELEEFSKTVKVRTNTVIDQINLQLSSIVGAEYIDVNTTLKDNSNQLKKEFTVDGLHLSPQGYQQISEIIKEKIE from the coding sequence ATGCTTGAAGTCATTACATCACAATTAGAAGATTACCAAAATCGAAAATTAAAACAATTTCAATTAGCAAATGAAAAAGAAGACAGACATGCTATTGTATTTACGGGTGATTCTATCATTGAGTATTATTTAATCCGTAAATATCTAGGAAGGCATAAACACCTGATTAATCGAGGAATAGCTGGAACATATACGGAATGGCTAATAAATCACATCGATGTACAAGTTACAGATTTGCTGCCTGAAAAAGTTTTTATTCAAATTGGGACTAATGATATTGGTCTTGGCTTCTCGGAAAAAGATATTGTTAATCATATCAAAACAGTAATTGACATAATTAAAGAAAAAATACCAGATACTGAAATTTTTTTGCTATCCTTAGCTCCCGTATCAGAATTAGAAGAATTTTCAAAAACTGTTAAAGTAAGGACAAATACGGTAATTGATCAAATCAATCTTCAATTATCAAGCATTGTTGGTGCAGAATATATTGATGTCAATACCACATTGAAAGACAATTCAAATCAACTAAAAAAAGAATTTACAGTTGATGGTCTCCATTTATCACCTCAAGGTTATCAACAAATTTCCGAAATCATAAAAGAAAAAATAGAATAA
- a CDS encoding GBS Bsp-like repeat-containing protein, with amino-acid sequence MKRYHKQILLCASVIAAASFSHSVFADQESVSTTQDSIETNQADLVVNSSQELNGKSDELTQESSMSNEAMENSSDLTASSITNNDKVTDEVPDDNQTTDYNTDVESQPQTNTNQEIKTNDSNSEVNLDNKVKVTSQITGTQVSINQFEPDKGQFDVTVDSSQSHENIEHIAVAVWSENSGQDDLKWYQTSQVENQKAVVSVDTKNHQYDIGVYNIHAYITYLDGQKEGIALKPIEIPLVKPDITINENTVTINYKRPAPNGSKYETAIWSTENDQDDLRWYKTDGKKILSIDRRLHKGNTYRIDSYISKNNTLKGFDSQIVSVKKEAVKEDVAKEPSTEVIRNENNYQVLIKEVNDTFEPVTLALKSSSDDSDLKWYNASKLQNGNYQVTINDSDFSNSQNLEATIYGMSTNGNMTKLKTVMLRANSERPKEPQIKMEKEQDGSYFLSFNNIPSDYQKLKIAVWSEKNGQDDLNWLDAKQVTDNQYQLYLSSSLLHEEGNYFLHVYGQQANGNMIGLFAKEISKQTVNRNDIILNQFYNNDLNSDDKAKLLFPLASETSKTKTSTGNTYIAGYDAWYIYNRFSETGETLSTSLGNAKDWLQNAQKEGYETGTIAKVDSIVTFDPNVDGASSDGHVAFVEHVNSDGSFIISELATPNRYNYNIRMIKPKSGINFIYRKNAIDKVTSNDDNPIKPVDSKKGDIKLSQFYNSQLTEEQQAILTYQSPSQKALKEGFDGNQYTKGYATWYVYNRAVETGHKVPSNLGNAEEWAKNASNQGIKVDDHPQVGDMVQFDPGVAYASQQGHVAFVEYVNSDGSFLISEMATPQAYQLNWRVLKAQSGMHFIHL; translated from the coding sequence ATGAAACGTTATCACAAACAAATCTTATTGTGTGCTTCAGTTATTGCTGCAGCTTCATTTAGCCATAGTGTTTTTGCTGATCAAGAGAGTGTTTCTACGACACAAGATTCAATTGAGACAAACCAAGCAGATCTAGTAGTTAATTCTAGCCAAGAACTTAATGGTAAAAGTGATGAGTTGACTCAAGAAAGCTCAATGAGTAATGAGGCTATGGAAAATTCTTCAGATCTGACAGCATCATCGATAACAAATAATGATAAAGTGACCGACGAGGTACCAGATGATAACCAAACGACTGATTACAATACAGATGTGGAAAGTCAACCTCAGACAAATACTAATCAAGAAATCAAGACTAATGACTCTAATAGTGAAGTAAACTTAGATAATAAAGTCAAAGTGACTTCTCAAATTACAGGAACTCAAGTTTCTATTAATCAATTTGAGCCAGATAAAGGACAATTTGATGTGACTGTAGATTCTAGCCAATCACACGAAAACATTGAACATATTGCTGTTGCAGTTTGGTCTGAAAATAGTGGTCAAGATGATTTAAAATGGTATCAAACTTCTCAAGTTGAGAACCAAAAAGCTGTCGTCAGCGTTGATACTAAAAACCATCAATATGATATCGGTGTATACAATATCCATGCTTATATTACTTATTTGGACGGCCAAAAAGAAGGTATTGCACTTAAACCAATTGAAATACCTCTTGTAAAACCTGATATTACCATCAATGAGAACACAGTTACCATTAATTATAAAAGACCAGCACCTAATGGATCAAAATATGAAACAGCTATATGGTCAACAGAAAATGACCAAGATGACCTTAGATGGTACAAAACTGACGGTAAGAAGATATTATCTATTGATCGTAGACTGCATAAAGGAAATACTTATAGGATTGATAGTTACATCTCTAAAAACAACACATTAAAAGGATTTGATAGTCAGATTGTATCAGTTAAAAAAGAAGCCGTAAAAGAAGATGTAGCTAAAGAACCTTCAACTGAAGTTATTAGAAATGAAAATAACTACCAAGTTCTCATCAAAGAGGTTAATGATACTTTTGAACCGGTAACATTAGCTCTTAAATCAAGTTCTGATGATTCTGATTTGAAGTGGTATAATGCTTCCAAATTACAAAATGGAAACTATCAAGTTACTATAAATGATTCAGATTTTTCAAATAGTCAAAATCTTGAAGCAACAATTTATGGAATGTCAACTAATGGTAATATGACGAAGTTGAAGACTGTTATGTTAAGAGCTAATTCTGAAAGACCAAAAGAGCCGCAAATAAAGATGGAAAAAGAACAAGATGGCTCATATTTTCTTTCATTTAACAATATTCCTTCAGATTATCAAAAATTAAAAATAGCAGTTTGGTCAGAAAAAAATGGTCAAGATGATTTAAATTGGCTCGATGCAAAGCAAGTCACAGATAATCAATATCAATTATACTTGTCATCGTCATTATTACATGAAGAAGGAAACTACTTTTTACATGTTTATGGACAACAAGCAAACGGTAATATGATTGGACTTTTTGCAAAAGAAATCTCAAAACAAACTGTTAATCGTAATGATATTATTCTGAATCAGTTCTATAATAATGATTTAAATTCAGACGATAAGGCTAAATTACTATTTCCACTTGCGAGTGAAACTTCTAAAACAAAAACATCTACTGGAAATACTTATATAGCAGGATATGATGCTTGGTATATTTATAATCGCTTTTCTGAAACTGGTGAAACCTTATCAACCTCATTAGGAAATGCAAAAGATTGGTTACAAAATGCTCAAAAAGAAGGCTATGAAACAGGAACTATAGCCAAAGTTGACTCTATTGTGACTTTTGATCCTAATGTGGATGGAGCAAGTAGCGATGGTCATGTTGCTTTTGTTGAACATGTCAATAGTGATGGTTCCTTTATTATTAGCGAATTAGCAACACCAAATCGTTACAATTATAATATAAGAATGATTAAGCCAAAATCAGGAATTAACTTCATTTATCGAAAAAATGCAATTGATAAAGTTACTTCTAATGATGATAATCCAATCAAACCAGTTGATTCAAAAAAGGGTGATATCAAATTAAGTCAATTTTACAATAGTCAATTAACTGAAGAACAACAAGCAATCTTAACTTATCAAAGTCCTAGTCAAAAAGCATTAAAAGAAGGTTTTGATGGCAATCAGTATACTAAAGGTTATGCGACATGGTACGTCTATAACCGTGCTGTTGAAACTGGTCATAAAGTACCTTCAAATTTAGGAAATGCTGAAGAATGGGCAAAAAATGCTTCCAATCAAGGAATAAAAGTTGATGATCATCCTCAAGTTGGAGATATGGTCCAATTTGATCCAGGAGTTGCTTATGCTAGTCAGCAAGGTCATGTCGCTTTCGTGGAATATGTCAATAGTGATGGTAGTTTTCTTATCAGTGAAATGGCCACTCCACAAGCATATCAACTCAATTGGAGAGTGTTAAAAGCTCAGTCTGGTATGCATTTTATACACCTTTAA
- a CDS encoding ABC transporter substrate-binding protein, with translation MRKLYSFFAGITIVILFLTMITVVTKKQSGSSAQSDKLVIYNWGDYIDPDLLTKFTKETGIQVQYETFDSNEAMYTKIKQGGTTYDIAVPSDYTIDKMKKANLLYKLDKSKIKGLSNISPEFLGKSFDLNNDYSIPYFWGTVGIVYNDQLVKNPPKHWIDLWNSEYKNQIMLVDGAREIMGIGLNTYGYSLNTKNQAELIKVEKRLQGLTPNVKAIVADEMKGYMIQGDAAIGVTFSGEASEMLSSNKHLHYVLPQEGSNLWFDNIVIPKTMKHKKEAYAFINFMLDPKNAAQNAEYIGYATPNEKAKELLPNEVKRDKAFYPDQETIKHLEVYDNLGDKWLGIYNDLYLQFKMYRK, from the coding sequence ATGCGTAAATTGTATTCTTTTTTTGCAGGGATTACCATAGTTATTCTTTTCTTAACTATGATAACAGTTGTTACGAAAAAACAGTCTGGTAGTTCTGCACAGTCCGATAAACTTGTTATCTATAATTGGGGGGATTATATTGATCCCGACTTATTAACAAAGTTTACAAAAGAAACAGGTATTCAAGTTCAATATGAAACATTTGATTCTAACGAAGCCATGTATACCAAAATAAAACAAGGTGGAACTACCTACGATATTGCAGTTCCAAGTGACTACACCATTGATAAAATGAAAAAAGCCAACTTACTCTATAAATTGGATAAATCAAAAATCAAAGGTCTATCAAATATTAGTCCAGAATTTTTGGGTAAAAGCTTTGACCTTAACAATGACTATTCTATCCCCTACTTTTGGGGAACTGTAGGAATTGTTTACAATGATCAATTAGTCAAAAATCCTCCAAAACATTGGATTGATTTATGGAATAGTGAGTATAAGAATCAAATTATGCTTGTTGATGGTGCTAGAGAAATAATGGGGATTGGTTTAAATACTTATGGCTACAGTTTAAATACCAAGAACCAAGCTGAATTAATCAAAGTTGAAAAACGCCTTCAAGGTTTGACTCCCAATGTTAAAGCAATTGTTGCTGATGAAATGAAAGGTTATATGATTCAAGGAGATGCTGCTATAGGTGTCACCTTCTCTGGCGAAGCAAGTGAAATGCTTTCGTCCAATAAACACCTTCATTATGTTTTACCACAAGAAGGGTCAAATCTATGGTTTGATAATATCGTCATTCCAAAAACAATGAAACATAAAAAAGAAGCATATGCTTTTATTAATTTTATGCTTGATCCAAAGAATGCTGCTCAGAATGCTGAGTATATTGGCTATGCAACACCAAATGAAAAAGCCAAAGAATTGCTTCCAAATGAAGTGAAGCGTGATAAAGCATTTTATCCTGATCAAGAGACAATAAAACACTTAGAAGTATATGATAATCTTGGTGATAAGTGGTTGGGTATATATAATGACCTGTATTTACAATTTAAGATGTATCGAAAATAA